The following are encoded together in the Chaetodon auriga isolate fChaAug3 chromosome 4, fChaAug3.hap1, whole genome shotgun sequence genome:
- the arhgap19 gene encoding rho GTPase-activating protein 19, producing the protein MAAGRDVGENIQNRRGTECNMVINREESPGGSRAGRPPVIFNPDFFVEKLRHEDPDIFLELVLSNITRLIDLPGTEFAQLLGEEGPKTPTGGNGGFFRSFNFLKRKDKGVVFGTPLTESSIAQIYQLIEYLTKNLHVEGLFRVPGNSVRQQTLKELLNSGADVDLESGDFHPNDVATLLKTFLGELPEPLLTHRHFHAHLKIADMTLFDEHGNKTAIPNKERQIEALQLLFLLLPQANRSLLKLLLDLLYHTAKQQDKNKMSAFNLALMFSPHVLWPRHMTASDLKDNLKKLNNSMAFLIKHSQKLFRAPVYLRDYARVHFTGTKALQIKDDLELLASSGSPAQRRVLPLKRTAVLDPSSQEQCQSPAQQYTEEALKELFRHVHHNMPDSAKKKKLVRQLVKQTTSGTPTNEAPPPPSKKHPRSRSFGGLIKRKARGEQATAERRLRHISPDTVTSAGRKPGKENVVRKQMVNSPLTGPVLGKAGLVVKNPDFMFKEDKALKVSTDSPSGVRMCFSPA; encoded by the exons ATGGCTGCGGGTCGAGATGTCGgtgaaaacatacaaaatagaAG agGTACAGAGTGCAATATGGTGATCAATCGTGAGGAATCACCGGGGGGCTCTCGTGCTGGCCGACCACCAGTCATCTTCAACCCTGACTTTTTTGTGGAGAAACTCCGCCATGAGGACCCCGATATTTTCCTGGAGCTGGTGCTCAGTAACATCACTCGCCTTATTGATCTTCCCGGGACAGAGTTTGCTCAGCTCCTTGGTGAGGAGGGTCCTAAGACCCCAACAGGTGGAAATGGAGGCTTCTTCCGCTCTTTCAACTTCCTCAAAcgcaaag ACAAAGGCGTTGTGTTTGGAACCCcactgacagagagcagcaTTGCCCAGATATACCAGCTCATTGAGTATCTCACCAAAA atcTGCATGTGGAGGGTCTGTTTCGGGTGCCGGGGAACAGCGTTCGGCAGCAGACCCTGAAGGAGCTCCTCAACAGCGGGGCCGATGTCGACCTGGAGTCTGGAGACTTTCATCCCAATGACGTGGCCACATTGCTCAAGACTTTCCTGGGAGAGCTGCCCGAGCcgctgctcacacacagacacttccATGCACACCTTAAGATAGctg ATATGACTCTTTTCGATGAACATGGCAACAAGACTGCGATACCTAACAAGGAGCGCCAAATAGAGGCCCTGCAGCTTCTCTTCCTGCTGTTACCTCAGGCCAACCGCTCACtgctcaaactgctgctggactTGCTCTACCACACCGCCAAGCAGCAGGACAAGAACAAAATGTCTGCCTTCAACCTGGCCCTGATGTTTTCCCCACATGTCCTCTGGCCCAGACAT ATGACAGCCAGTGACCTGAAAGACAATCTGAAGAAACTGAACAACAGCATGGCCTTCCTCATTAAACACTCACAGAAACTCTTCAGG GCTCCCGTGTACCTGCGAGATTATGCCAGAGTGCATTTCACTGGGACCAAGGCTCTGCAGATCAAG GATGATCTGGAGCTGCTGGCGTCGAGCGGCTCTCCTGCTCAACGCAGAGTGCTGCCCCTGAAGAGGACGGCTGTTCTGGATCCCAGCTCCCAGGAGCAGTGCCAATCACCAGCTCAACAATACAcagaagaggctctgaaggagcTCTTCAGACATGTCCACCACAACATGCCGGACTCcgccaagaagaagaaactcgTCCGACAG TTAGTCAAACAGACAACCTCAGGGACGCCTACAAACGAGGCGCCCCCGCCTCCCAGCAAGAAACATCCCCGTTCCCGCTCCTTTGGTGGTCTCATCAAG CGCAAAGCTCGTGGTGAGCAGGCGACAGCAGAGAGGCGGCTCAGACATATTTCCCCTGATACTGTCACCAGCGCAGGACGAAAACCTGGTAAAGAGAACGTCGTCCGCAAGCAAATG gtgaacAGCCCATTAACTGGTCCTGTGTTGGGTAAAGCAGGGCTGGTCGTAAAAAACCCAGACTTCATGTTCAAGGAAGACAAAGCTCTGAAGGTTTCCACG GACTCTCCCTCTGGGGTCAGGATGTGTTTCTCTCCTGCTTAG